GTTGCGCGTTTCTGATTGCGAAGGACCCGCGGTGACTTCAGCGACCGGGTTGAAAATATGCTCAATCAGACCAAGTCTTCCAACAGCTAACCCCATCGCCGCGAAGGCGAGGCCCATGCGTGTCCATGAGAGAAATGTGCGCTCGTTGGCTTGGTGGTCGCGGAGTTGCGAGCCGTTGTTTGCGACGGgtttggggaggaggcggcggaggagggaggacATTGTGAGATTGGCTTTTCTGTTCGCTACGCGTATTAGTGAGTGCACGAGACTTGGAGGGGTAGGTTGTTACTTTGGCGGGGTGATGCAATGCAGGGAGATGACGAGGTGGGATTGAGACGTTGCTCAGACGGTCGCGAGTCGCGAGTCGCAAGTCGCAAACTTGGTTGACGGTGAATGCGGTGGAGTCGCGGGTTCACTCGTTCAAGGCTTCAAGCCTTATGACTGATTGCAGATCTCCACTGATTGTCATTGTCGCAGATTGTCTTCGGGCATCCAGACTTCCAGAGTCTGAGAGTACTGCAGTGCTACATTGCTACTGCAGTCGAGTGACTCACAAAGTCTCCGACACAAAGCGCTTGAAATCCTGCAGCACGTCAGATCGACTGGGATTGGCTCACCCGACGCAATAACACGCCTCCTATCGTTCTCTTTTGTCAGCCTCGTTGATCCGGACTGGCCGATTTCCTTATAATATCATGCCTCAGCTCCATGGCTAATACTCGTTGCAAACTTCTTCGCAATGGCGGTTGGCACGCAGAGGCTGCCCTGGGGCTACACATGGCGTTCGTCGCAgtccttcatcatcgccacggccaccatCAGCTTGTTCTCTGGTATGTCAACCATCCATCTGACTGATAGATACTAACGCCATCAGAATGTTTCTTGTTCGGATTTATCGTGCCAATTCTCCCGTATATGCTCGAGACGCGCTTGCATCTCGATCCGTCACGGACTCAAacattcaccaccaccctcttGGCCCTCTACGGCGTCATCTCTCTTTTGACAGCTCCATTCATCGCCCATTTCGCCGACAAAACTCCCAGCAGGAAGATCCCGCTCCTGCTATGCCTCGCAGCATGCTCGTCGGGCACTATTCTTGTCGCCTCCGCCCGGGCCGGTACGCTCCCTCTCTCTTTGAAATCAGCCCACCACTAACAGCACCAGTCTGGGTTCTCATGGCAGGCCAGGTCCTTCAGTCTCTGGCCAGCTCCGCCGTATGGATAGTCGCATTCGCAACCCTGGTCGATAATGTCGACGGCGAAAACAAGGGAAAAGTGACGGGGACTGCAATGTCCATCGTCGGAACCGGAATCTTCGCAGGCCCTATGGTGTCGGGCATCCTCCTGGAGCTGTTCGGATATTGGCCTGCATGGTCAGCTGctctgctcctcctctccgtaGACTTCTTTGCCCGTCTCGTCATGATCGATAATCGATCGGCCGTACCGGTATCATCGGACTCGAACTTGGACGCGGACGTGGACGCGGACTCGAATGAGCACGAGTCCCAGGAACGCACTGCCCTCCTCGCTGATCAGCAAAGCGATACTCAAACTACCGCCGAAGGCCAAAAAAGAGATACTAATCCCGAATCACCCCGCGGCTTCTACAGCATAATGCTCCGCAACCCCCAAATCGTCGCCTCGATATGCAACAGCCTCATCATGTCCACTATCCTCGCCAGCTTCGACACCACACTACCCCTGCACGTCCGCGCCGTCTTCGGCTGGGGCTCTCTGCCCGTcggtcttctcttcctcggcctcaACCTGCCGGCTATCATCCTCGGGCCCGCGATCGGGTGGACGCGCGACCACCTTGGTCTCCACTGGCCAACGACAATCGGGTGGGCGCTGACAACGCCTTTGCTTTGGTTGATGGCTGTTCCGGGGGAGGAGTTGCCCTGGGGAAAATTGGAGAAGGGTGGGCAGGGTGTTTTTATTGGCGCTATTGTTGGGCTGGGGTTTGCGTTTGCGTTGACGAGGGGTGCTGGGTCGTTTCAGATGATGTGTGCGTTtctttatctttctttaccTTTCTTCCGTTTTTGTATTCGGGCTACTAACGTGAATATCCTAGCCGTCGTCCATGACCTCGAATCGAAAAACCCCGCTATATTCGGTCCGTATGGTGGGAACTCGCGACTGTCAAGTCTGACCGAAGTCCCGTTTACTGTCGGGATGGTGCTTGGGCCGTTGCTGTCGGGGGGTTTCTCGGAGCTTATTGGGTATTATTATATGAGTTGTATACTGGGTAAGTATTTATATcgattctttcttttctttgctcGTATGGTGGGTTTGGCTTTTCTAACGGGTTATAGCGGTGGCGTCGCTGCTTGTTACGGTATCGTCGTGGATGTATCTCACGGCGGGGCCAGGGAGTAAGGGAGGTGAGGAGAGACGGCTTGTgggggaggatgggaataTTTCTTCCTAGTAAAAGCTGTTTTGTATATAATATTCATGTTTAGGGTGATGGGTTATGGTCCTGAAAAAAGCGAATGTTGGTTCCGTGGCTGCCAAGTGAAACgcagaatatatatctgatGCAATCAGAATGTCAACGGCCTCGCATTGAAACAACGCCAGAGTCCGGTATATTTAATGTCTTGCTGGAATCGAAGAATGCAACATAATCCAGAGATGCGACACCGCTTATTGGTATAACTTTTACATTTCGCTTTTGGGGAATAACCATCACGCCCATCCAGCCAACCCATACTACACACATAAAATAACAAATAATCAAGTCAAGTCACCGACTCTCATCCACCCCCCACTCCTGCTTAACCCGAATGCCCCTCCCAAACCCCCTCCCATCCCCTCTCCCAGAACCAACAAGCTCcctctcatcctcctcaacaccaaccccatcaccatcccccCTATCCTGCACCGAAATCCCCGCATAATGCTTCGGCCCCAACGGCCTCAACCACAGCTGCCTCGTATCATCATCCAGCGGCTGGAACCCATCCTCGTTTGTCCCCCTTGAGCCCTTGCCCAGGtgtccgccgccgctgccctTCGAGCGCGAGCGCGACTTGACCGGTGTAGCGCCGGTCCCGATGGGCGTGGTATTCGTGCGCCCTAGTAGCGGACGCATCATGGGTATGGAGGCGAGGGTCACGGCGAGACAGGGCTCGATGCCGCTGAAGATGTTGGCGCGCGGGATTGTGTATGTGATGTCGTTGAAGTTCATGCTGGAGAGGACGGCGATGCGGAGGGCGGAGATTATGCATGTTCTGTATAGGTTAACACGCAATTCAACTAGTACTAACAGTGGTAGACAGTGGAGGGTAATGGAAAAAAGGAAGGACGTACACAAGACCCAATCCAAACACGGTAATCAGGGTGATCTTCTTATACAGCGCCATCTGGAGTTTATATAGACTGCTCATTGGGAGGACAAGAACTGCAACGTCCGTGACGAGATTGATAACGCCCGTCGCTGTGAACGAGGAGACCTGGTTGCCGCAGTACCCCCCCGGGATGGTCTTATCCCAGTTGAACGCAAAAGGGCGACAGATCAGACAGCCGGCTAGGATGGTTGCTATTGCccaggcgacgatgatggacaTTGTTGTGTaggaggagatgatgagCCAGCGGACGGGGAATATCCGGAGGTATAGGAAGAGAATGGAGATCTTTGTGCAGCTGAGACTGAGCACCCAGAGGAATTGCAGCGGGATGATCAGCTTGGATAGCTTTGTGATGGGCTCCAGGCCGTAGTTGGGGTCTATGGCGATGTCCTGGACGTGGCCGTAGCCGATTCCAGCTTGGATTACGCCGGTGATACTGATGGATTGCAGCCCGACGCCGAAGATCTGTTGGCTATCAGTATAATATCGATAGGACATGTTTAGACGGACGTACACATGCTGCGATGAGGAACCAGTCACTGATAGTCCATTTCTTATGGGCCAGCTTGTGAGCCAGGAGACGGAGGCAGACAGCGACGACAGAGAGGACAGAGAACGCAATAGCAACGCCGAGAACAGCCCGCTGGTCGTGCGTTTGGACGGGGAAGGTGGTCATCTTGCAAGATAACGACTGACTCGGAGTCGAACAATGGCTCTGCTGCAACAACAAACGGCAGCGGAAACTGGACCCCCGTTCAATTTAAATGCTCCTGGGCTCCGCATTTTCCGAGGTGCAGAATTGTATTAACTCGACCTGGACTGATCCTGGCGAGTCTAGGAGGGCCGTTGCCGCGGGCTCTCGAACGGAGGATCCGGATGGACCCCTTAACGGGGCCGTCCTCCCGTGTCGACCAGTTAGACCTTGGTAGGAGCGTTGATGATCGCGAAGGATCGATCCTGGTTGCCAGATCAGAAGTATGCAGTCTGTAGACCCGTATAACAGACTCGTCCAACGAAGTTGCTCTGTATCCTGCAGAAATGTGACACCCGTCAGACGAAGCTTAAGCTTCCGAGCAGTCGACTGCTGGCGCTCGTACAATGTGAACAGAGTTCTGTCAGAATGGCATTGAGCAGTTCGGCGAACTCAAATCAGCCTTGGGAGCTCCACCTGGGCCCGTGAAGGCTGACACTGGGATGTTCTATTGGCAGTTAGGGCTCGGCTGTCACAGTCTCATACCGCCGTCTCTGCTAGCGCTGCCTTGGGAACTAACAACGCTCCCCGGCTGGTCCTGTCCACCAGACTTGTTTTTGGAGTAATTATGGGAGCTGGGATTGGCTGACGATGGTCTGACTCGAGAAACTGATGCACAGCCGACAACCCTGAATAAGGAGAGCAAGCGGTGGGCCTCTGCTCCAGT
This region of Aspergillus puulaauensis MK2 DNA, chromosome 5, nearly complete sequence genomic DNA includes:
- a CDS encoding MFS transporter (COG:U;~EggNog:ENOG410PUQI;~InterPro:IPR020846,IPR001958,IPR011701,IPR036259;~PFAM:PF07690;~TransMembrane:12 (i20-43o63-81i93-115o121-140i152-174o180-200i271-288o300-322i334-355o367-386i421-440o446-468i);~go_function: GO:0022857 - transmembrane transporter activity [Evidence IEA];~go_process: GO:0055085 - transmembrane transport [Evidence IEA]) — its product is MAVGTQRLPWGYTWRSSQSFIIATATISLFSECFLFGFIVPILPYMLETRLHLDPSRTQTFTTTLLALYGVISLLTAPFIAHFADKTPSRKIPLLLCLAACSSGTILVASARAVWVLMAGQVLQSLASSAVWIVAFATLVDNVDGENKGKVTGTAMSIVGTGIFAGPMVSGILLELFGYWPAWSAALLLLSVDFFARLVMIDNRSAVPVSSDSNLDADVDADSNEHESQERTALLADQQSDTQTTAEGQKRDTNPESPRGFYSIMLRNPQIVASICNSLIMSTILASFDTTLPLHVRAVFGWGSLPVGLLFLGLNLPAIILGPAIGWTRDHLGLHWPTTIGWALTTPLLWLMAVPGEELPWGKLEKGGQGVFIGAIVGLGFAFALTRGAGSFQMMSVVHDLESKNPAIFGPYGGNSRLSSLTEVPFTVGMVLGPLLSGGFSELIGYYYMSCILAVASLLVTVSSWMYLTAGPGSKGGEERRLVGEDGNISS
- a CDS encoding uncharacterized protein (COG:S;~EggNog:ENOG410PXSX;~TransMembrane:7 (o12-35i47-78o98-122i134-160o180-202i214-234o246-267i)) — protein: MTTFPVQTHDQRAVLGVAIAFSVLSVVAVCLRLLAHKLAHKKWTISDWFLIAACIFGVGLQSISITGVIQAGIGYGHVQDIAIDPNYGLEPITKLSKLIIPLQFLWVLSLSCTKISILFLYLRIFPVRWLIISSYTTMSIIVAWAIATILAGCLICRPFAFNWDKTIPGGYCGNQVSSFTATGVINLVTDVAVLVLPMSSLYKLQMALYKKITLITVFGLGLVTCIISALRIAVLSSMNFNDITYTIPRANIFSGIEPCLAVTLASIPMMRPLLGRTNTTPIGTGATPVKSRSRSKGSGGGHLGKGSRGTNEDGFQPLDDDTRQLWLRPLGPKHYAGISVQDRGDGDGVGVEEDERELVGSGRGDGRGFGRGIRVKQEWGVDESR